AGAATGCAACAAATATATTGTATGCATATCATTGTTTATTTGCACACATGCGAATTTAcataatgaaaatgaaaataatttaacaatgaATAATTTATGATTGAAttaaataaaccaataaaatgtaaatactgtatatatcatTAAATCTATACTAAAGGTTTAAAATATCCAAATAGAGTACAAGAGAAAGCAGATTTACAGTGTTGAATGTCAATTGTCTATTGTTTAATGGTCTTTAAATGTTGTATGTTGGGTTCATGAACTGCAtcagttacattttttaagttagcAGACAATTTTATCCAAATGTGAAAGCATTACACATTTTATCTAAAAAGCCAACAATAATCATAGGGTCTGCAAAACCATATTTAGTGTAGAAGTAGAAACAGAGCTAAAGTTTGGGAAAGATAAACAACACATGTTTTAATGCTTCCAGcttttattaaactataaaaTGAGTCAATTAGCATTTGTTAATTAcattgaatttgaatgaattttttttcttttaaaaagttGTAAAATTATCTGTCTTATATCCTTAATTTGGAAACCATATATTATGGGATTCAAGCATGGAGATATAAGAGACGTTATGTTGGAAGTCTTCCTACTGTCTGTGTATTCAGGGAAACGGTGGAGAAATATTAAGACAGATCCAGAAATCATCATTATTAGATAAACAGCCAAATGAGTTGAGCAGGTTTTTATAGCTTTGCTGTTTATTGctttgtttttgctttttatgcATACGATTgctattttaagatatgttatgAACATAGTCCCCATTGAAGAGGTGTGTAAAAGCACAGTAAAAGTTAATCCATAAACATTATTGATCACCACACTTTCACAGGACAGTTTAAATAGTGAAGCATTATCACAAAAGGGATTCTGAATCATAAATCTGCAGTGAGACAGACGTATAGTCAGGCCGAGCAGAATTGCCACCAGTACTAATGCAACACCCCAGGCTCCTGCTGTTAATTTTGCAATCATTTTACTGGTCATTATCGATGAGTATCGTAATGGATTGCATATGGCCACATTTCTGTCAAAGGCCATGATTATCAACGCAGTATGGCCAACTGTTGCATACAAATGTGCCAAAAAAGCTTGACTAACACACTCCACATATGTGATGTACCGTGCAGAGGGATCCAATAAAATATCCTTCAGCAAGCGTGGAATGATAACAGTTGTCCCAAGTACATCATTCAGTGGTAAGTTGCAATAAATAATGTGCATGGGCTGATGTAAACTTTTCTCTGTTGATATTTGAATCAAAATTCCAATGTTAGATATCATTATTAATACATATGCAATCAAAAGAAGAATAAAGACAATTTGGCCAGACTGAGGTGTAACTTTAATACCCTCCAGTAAGAGTATGCTGTATCTGAATGTCATGTTGTCCATCTGTAAGCATAGAGATAAAGTGAGACATTTGCAAAATAACCACATCATGTTAAAGTGCTTTGCATGTTGCAAAAGTATGTTttcaaacattatttttaagagtaaaATCAATATAATTGATTAATACTCAATACATCCAACACTACAGAAAGAACTAGAATTTTCATATTAAAAAGCTGCTTGTTTTCTTAAGGAACTTTGTGTTTTTACTTTATACCATGCAAAAccgaagtaaaaaaaataaccaggTACAAAATGAATCAGCTTTGAAGAAACAACTAAAATATTACACTATTTAGGAGGAATATTTCCCACAGATAGTAACTCTCACACAATATTATTCACAGTGAGCAAGTCATATTTAGTGGTTGCTGATAATACAACATAAAATTCCCCTAATTTTCTCATAATTTCAATTTTCAATGTAAATTACTAATACCTTGCAGTCACATCAAATAATAGTCTCTGTATTGGCACAAAGCTTGCATCCCTACTTACCGTTCTCTTTGATATTGAACCTGCATCTGAATAGATCTTACTTCATGTGACCATTTTATATGTGCATGACATACACACAATATTTTCTGTTATTACATCAACATACCCCAAGAGAAGAATTTGTTTACAATCAGCTTTTGATGGTTATGTATGATTTTAAATTACTCTGAAGATACACTTGTGTCTATGTGTAACATATACTCTCAGTTTATTAGATTAtatgtaacttaaataaaaacatgtaa
This sequence is a window from Misgurnus anguillicaudatus chromosome 9, ASM2758022v2, whole genome shotgun sequence. Protein-coding genes within it:
- the LOC129423268 gene encoding olfactory receptor 1L3-like, which encodes MFENILLQHAKHFNMMWLFCKCLTLSLCLQMDNMTFRYSILLLEGIKVTPQSGQIVFILLLIAYVLIMISNIGILIQISTEKSLHQPMHIIYCNLPLNDVLGTTVIIPRLLKDILLDPSARYITYVECVSQAFLAHLYATVGHTALMLGLTIRLSHCRFMIQNPFCDNASLFKLSCESVVINNVYGLTFTVLLHTSSMGTMFITYLKIAIVCIKSKNKAINSKAIKTCSTHLAVYLIMMISGSVLIFLHRFPEYTDSRKTSNITSLISPCLNPIIYGFQIKDIRQIILQLFKRKKIHSNSM